Proteins co-encoded in one Streptomyces roseochromogenus subsp. oscitans DS 12.976 genomic window:
- a CDS encoding diaminobutyrate--2-oxoglutarate transaminase family protein: MPGEAPAVHEGILRRQSARESSARTYARALPIVPVRARGFTIEGADGRRYLDCLSGAGTLALGHNHPVVLEAIRRVLDSGAPLSVLDLATPVKDAFITELFRTLPPGLADRARVQFCGPAGTDAVEAALKLVRAATGRTGLFAFTGAYHGMTAGALAASGGARDTRVARLPYPQDYRCPFGVGGPRGAELAARWTESLLDDPKSGVPLPAGMILEPVQGEGGVIPGPDDWLRRMRQLTAARSIPLIADEIQTGVGRTGAFWAVDHSGITPDVMVLSKAIGGSLPLAVIVYRDDLDVWQPGAHAGTFRGNQLAMAAGTATLTHVRENRLAERAAALGARMLGQLGELADTFACVGEVRGRGLMIGVELVDPEGARAAPDDHHLTSSGPEPTRTPHPAAPELAAAVQRECLQRGLIVELGGRHSAVVRLLPPLTISDEQAAAVLDRLADAVAAVARTHEEHGPHRSPHHGPAQPTG, encoded by the coding sequence ATGCCCGGGGAAGCGCCGGCTGTGCACGAGGGGATCCTCAGACGCCAGTCGGCGCGTGAATCCTCCGCCCGCACCTATGCCCGGGCCCTGCCCATCGTCCCGGTCCGGGCGCGAGGGTTCACCATCGAGGGAGCCGACGGGCGCCGCTATCTCGACTGCCTCTCCGGCGCCGGCACACTCGCCCTCGGCCACAACCATCCTGTCGTGCTGGAAGCCATCCGCAGGGTCCTCGACTCCGGCGCTCCCCTCTCCGTCCTCGACCTGGCGACCCCTGTCAAGGACGCCTTCATCACCGAGCTGTTCCGCACCCTTCCGCCAGGTCTCGCCGACCGCGCCCGGGTGCAGTTCTGCGGGCCGGCCGGAACCGACGCCGTGGAGGCCGCCCTCAAACTGGTCCGGGCCGCGACCGGCCGCACCGGCCTGTTCGCCTTCACCGGTGCCTACCACGGCATGACCGCCGGCGCCCTGGCCGCTTCCGGCGGCGCCCGTGACACCCGGGTCGCCCGGCTGCCGTATCCGCAGGACTACCGCTGTCCCTTCGGTGTCGGCGGACCGCGCGGCGCCGAACTCGCCGCCCGCTGGACCGAGTCCCTCCTCGACGACCCCAAGTCGGGCGTGCCCCTGCCCGCCGGGATGATCCTCGAACCCGTCCAGGGCGAGGGCGGAGTGATCCCCGGACCGGACGACTGGCTGCGCCGTATGCGGCAGCTCACCGCGGCCCGGTCCATCCCGCTGATCGCCGACGAGATCCAGACCGGTGTCGGCAGGACGGGCGCCTTCTGGGCCGTCGACCACAGCGGCATCACCCCCGACGTCATGGTCCTGTCCAAAGCCATCGGCGGCAGCCTCCCGCTGGCCGTGATCGTCTACCGCGACGATCTCGACGTCTGGCAACCCGGCGCCCACGCGGGAACCTTCCGCGGCAACCAACTCGCCATGGCGGCGGGCACCGCGACCCTCACCCATGTGCGGGAGAACAGGCTCGCCGAACGAGCCGCCGCCCTCGGCGCCCGCATGCTCGGTCAACTCGGGGAGCTGGCCGACACGTTCGCGTGCGTGGGGGAGGTACGGGGGCGTGGGCTGATGATCGGGGTCGAGCTGGTGGACCCGGAAGGCGCCCGAGCCGCACCCGACGACCATCACCTCACATCCTCCGGCCCGGAGCCCACCCGCACCCCGCACCCGGCCGCGCCCGAACTCGCCGCGGCCGTTCAGCGGGAGTGTCTCCAGCGCGGATTGATCGTCGAACTCGGCGGTCGTCACTCGGCCGTGGTCCGGCTGCTTCCCCCGCTCACGATCAGCGACGAGCAGGCGGCAGCCGTTCTGGACCGCCTGGCGGACGCGGTCGCGGCGGTGGCCCGCACGCACGAGGAACACGGCCCACACCGCAGCCCACACCACGGCCCTGCCCAGCCCACCGGCTGA
- a CDS encoding IucA/IucC family protein yields MNATPTPDGSSGAPDEQGDSGTPASPVPLAESVPPQKRRTADLTRVTEPGAELLEHPDPRTAAQAAAVENLLRCWVRETSLAAPVNGILHVPLPASGTALLVPVRYWSPTGWHRFGPPRLVSAPEAAPAVDAVTLAALLTRETTGDPGSSSRTQNPTADSLGDDGCRRDGHDPAHDDPGHDGHGRDGHSHDGCDHGHGYDGDVDLVARVADSVRRTATFIHDRREDPADGPDLFLSAEQALLLGHPLHPTPKSRDGLTEAETRLYSPELRGSFPLHWMAVSPSLLVTDSAWTERGRPVPADHLTRRLAETGLPLPDGYAALPLHPWQARELRHRAPVAALLDSGLLRDLGPLGPCWHPTSSVRTVHRSGVPAMLKLSLGLRITNSRRENLRKELHRGVEVHRLLRTGLSKQWQAVHPSFDIVRDPAWLAVDGPDRRPVTGFDVLIRHNPFAPTDDVGCVAGLVSPRPVSEPGTNSPTQQPAWPIHSRLAQLVGRLAARTGRPVGAVAVEWFLRYLEQVVRPVLWLDSEAGIALEAHQQNTLLLLDRAGWPAGGRYRDNQGYYFRESRRTELDARLPGIGERSDTFVSDEVTDERFAYYLAINNVLGLIGAFGSQRLADERLLLAAFRRFLTDVAAGPAALRTPLPRRLLDSPVLRCKANLLTRLHGLDELVGPVDTQSVYVTIANPLHS; encoded by the coding sequence ATGAACGCCACCCCCACTCCCGACGGCAGCTCCGGTGCCCCCGACGAACAGGGAGACTCCGGCACCCCGGCCTCTCCCGTGCCGCTCGCCGAGTCGGTTCCCCCGCAGAAGAGGCGCACCGCGGATCTCACCCGAGTGACCGAGCCCGGCGCCGAGCTGCTGGAACACCCCGACCCGCGCACCGCAGCCCAGGCCGCCGCCGTGGAGAACCTGTTGCGGTGCTGGGTACGCGAGACCAGCCTCGCCGCCCCCGTCAACGGCATCCTCCACGTCCCGCTCCCGGCCAGCGGCACCGCCCTGCTCGTGCCGGTCCGCTACTGGTCACCGACCGGCTGGCACCGCTTCGGCCCACCGCGCCTGGTCAGCGCCCCTGAAGCCGCCCCCGCCGTAGACGCCGTCACTTTGGCGGCGCTGCTCACTCGGGAGACGACCGGCGACCCGGGCAGCAGCTCCCGCACCCAGAACCCCACCGCCGACAGCCTCGGCGACGACGGCTGCAGGCGCGACGGCCATGACCCCGCCCACGACGACCCCGGCCACGACGGCCACGGGCGTGACGGTCACAGCCATGACGGCTGCGACCATGGCCACGGCTACGACGGCGACGTCGACCTCGTGGCCCGGGTGGCCGACTCCGTCCGCCGCACCGCGACCTTCATCCACGACCGGCGCGAGGACCCCGCCGACGGCCCCGACCTCTTCCTCTCCGCCGAGCAGGCCCTCCTCCTCGGACATCCCCTGCACCCGACCCCCAAGAGCCGGGACGGCCTGACCGAGGCCGAAACCCGTCTGTACTCACCAGAGTTGCGCGGCTCCTTTCCCCTGCACTGGATGGCTGTCTCCCCCTCCCTCCTCGTCACCGATTCGGCATGGACCGAGCGCGGCCGCCCCGTCCCCGCCGACCACCTCACCCGGCGCCTCGCCGAAACCGGTCTCCCGCTGCCCGACGGCTACGCCGCTCTTCCCCTGCATCCGTGGCAGGCTCGCGAGCTGCGCCACCGCGCACCCGTCGCCGCCCTGCTCGACTCGGGCCTCCTCCGCGACCTCGGCCCCCTCGGGCCCTGCTGGCATCCCACCTCCTCCGTCCGCACGGTCCACCGATCCGGTGTCCCTGCGATGCTCAAGCTGTCGCTCGGCCTGCGCATCACCAACTCCCGCCGGGAGAACCTGCGCAAGGAACTCCATCGGGGAGTCGAGGTGCACCGGCTGCTGCGCACCGGCCTGTCCAAGCAGTGGCAGGCCGTACACCCCTCCTTCGACATCGTCCGCGACCCGGCCTGGCTCGCCGTCGACGGTCCGGACAGGCGGCCCGTCACCGGGTTCGACGTACTGATCAGGCACAATCCGTTCGCGCCGACCGACGATGTCGGCTGCGTCGCCGGACTCGTCTCGCCCCGGCCCGTTTCCGAACCCGGCACCAACTCCCCGACTCAGCAGCCCGCTTGGCCGATCCACTCCCGGCTGGCCCAACTCGTCGGGCGGCTCGCCGCGCGCACCGGCCGGCCCGTCGGTGCCGTTGCCGTGGAGTGGTTTCTCCGGTACCTGGAGCAGGTGGTCCGTCCCGTGCTCTGGCTGGACAGCGAGGCCGGCATCGCCCTCGAAGCCCACCAGCAGAACACGCTGCTCCTGCTCGACCGCGCCGGCTGGCCCGCCGGCGGCCGCTACCGCGACAACCAGGGCTACTACTTCCGCGAGTCCCGGCGCACCGAACTGGATGCCCGGCTGCCAGGTATCGGCGAGCGCAGCGACACCTTCGTCTCCGACGAGGTCACCGACGAACGCTTCGCCTACTACCTCGCCATCAACAATGTGCTCGGTCTGATCGGTGCGTTCGGCTCCCAGCGCCTTGCCGACGAGCGACTCCTCCTCGCGGCCTTCCGCCGCTTCCTTACGGATGTCGCCGCAGGACCCGCCGCACTGCGCACCCCACTGCCCCGCCGCCTGCTCGACTCGCCCGTCCTGCGCTGCAAGGCCAATCTGCTGACCCGGCTGCACGGTCTCGACGAACTCGTCGGCCCGGTCGACACCCAGTCCGTCTATGTCACCATCGCCAACCCCCTTCATTCCTGA
- the lexA gene encoding transcriptional repressor LexA: MTTTADSATITAQDRSQGRVEPVHVMNEATNPEGHKRSLPGRPPGIRADSSGLTDRQRRVIEVIRDSVQRRGYPPSMREIGQAVGLSSTSSVAHQLMALERKGFLRRDPHRPRAYEVRGSDQAVSVQPTDTAGKPAASYVPLVGRIAAGGPILAEESVEDVFPLPRQLVGDGELFVLKVVGDSMIEAAICDGDWVTVRRQPVAENGDIVAAMLDGEATVKRFKREDGHVWLLPHNAAYEPIPGDDATILGKVVAVLRRV, encoded by the coding sequence GTGACCACCACCGCAGACAGTGCCACCATCACCGCCCAGGACCGCTCCCAGGGCCGAGTCGAGCCGGTACACGTGATGAACGAAGCCACGAATCCCGAGGGACACAAGCGCTCCCTGCCGGGCCGACCTCCGGGAATCCGGGCGGACAGCTCCGGACTCACCGACCGGCAGCGCCGCGTGATCGAAGTCATCCGTGACTCCGTACAGCGGCGCGGCTATCCGCCGTCGATGCGCGAGATCGGCCAGGCCGTCGGTCTGTCGAGCACCTCCTCGGTCGCGCATCAGCTGATGGCGCTGGAGCGCAAGGGCTTCCTGCGCCGCGACCCGCACCGACCGCGCGCGTACGAGGTGCGCGGCTCGGACCAGGCGGTGTCCGTGCAGCCCACGGACACCGCCGGCAAACCCGCCGCGTCGTACGTCCCGCTGGTCGGCCGGATCGCCGCCGGTGGCCCGATCCTCGCGGAGGAGTCCGTCGAGGACGTCTTCCCCCTCCCCCGTCAGCTCGTCGGCGACGGTGAGCTGTTCGTCCTCAAGGTCGTCGGCGACTCGATGATCGAGGCCGCGATCTGCGACGGCGACTGGGTCACCGTGCGCCGTCAGCCCGTCGCCGAGAACGGCGACATCGTGGCGGCCATGCTCGACGGCGAAGCCACCGTCAAGCGCTTCAAGCGCGAAGACGGCCACGTCTGGCTCCTCCCGCACAACGCTGCCTACGAACCGATCCCCGGCGACGACGCGACCATCCTGGGCAAGGTCGTCGCGGTGCTGCGGCGCGTGTGA
- a CDS encoding trypsin-like serine peptidase: protein MRSIRPSFTVRRERGTRRTSTSLAAVTLASALALTATACNGDDNADGKPTASATAAGAGDGKIRIPDDLKQKLKEHGIDLDKWKNGAWKNWNKQDWLREANDFINPIIKGLWDPNRMRHANDPNKGVKDNDISGDQGVTDPTPQPVKAQAVAPPYHTNAATSGKVFFDSPEGHMVCSGTVVEDPAHPGKSNLVWTAGHCVHAGKNGGWYRNMAFVPSYNNSGKPAAQLQNASRSEIAPLGVWWADAAQTSQQWIDQGGETGGNGASYDYAVIHVTPEQGNGGKSLEETVGGALPVNFNAPAVPKVSTITASGYPEAAPFDGQLLYQCKDKPGRLSINKADPTMYRIGCTMTAGSSGGGWVETGADGKPALVSNTSIGPVSSGWLAGPRFGDVAKGVYQSVSKKFAGQ from the coding sequence ATGCGATCCATACGACCGTCGTTCACTGTTCGGCGAGAGAGGGGCACCCGCCGCACCTCCACCTCGCTCGCGGCGGTCACCCTCGCCTCGGCGCTGGCACTGACCGCCACCGCCTGCAACGGCGACGACAACGCCGACGGCAAGCCGACCGCCTCAGCGACCGCAGCCGGTGCCGGCGACGGCAAGATCAGGATCCCGGACGACCTCAAGCAGAAGCTCAAGGAACACGGGATCGACCTCGACAAGTGGAAGAACGGCGCCTGGAAGAACTGGAACAAGCAGGACTGGCTGCGCGAGGCCAACGACTTCATCAACCCGATCATCAAGGGCCTGTGGGACCCGAACCGGATGCGCCACGCCAACGACCCGAACAAGGGTGTCAAGGACAACGACATCTCCGGTGACCAGGGCGTGACGGACCCGACCCCGCAGCCGGTGAAGGCTCAGGCCGTCGCGCCGCCGTACCACACCAACGCAGCCACCTCGGGCAAGGTGTTCTTCGACTCCCCCGAGGGTCACATGGTGTGCTCGGGCACGGTCGTGGAGGACCCCGCGCACCCGGGCAAGTCCAACCTGGTCTGGACGGCGGGTCACTGTGTGCACGCCGGCAAGAACGGCGGCTGGTACCGCAATATGGCGTTCGTGCCGTCGTACAACAACTCCGGCAAGCCGGCCGCCCAGCTGCAGAATGCCAGCAGGTCCGAGATCGCCCCGTTGGGCGTCTGGTGGGCCGACGCGGCGCAGACCTCGCAGCAGTGGATCGACCAGGGCGGTGAGACCGGCGGCAACGGTGCCTCGTACGACTACGCGGTGATCCATGTGACGCCGGAGCAGGGCAACGGCGGCAAGTCGCTGGAGGAGACGGTCGGCGGGGCGCTGCCGGTGAACTTCAACGCGCCTGCCGTGCCGAAGGTCAGCACCATCACCGCGTCCGGTTATCCGGAGGCGGCGCCGTTCGACGGTCAGCTGCTGTACCAGTGCAAGGACAAGCCGGGCCGGCTGTCCATCAACAAGGCGGACCCGACGATGTACCGGATCGGCTGCACGATGACGGCGGGCTCCTCCGGAGGTGGCTGGGTGGAGACCGGTGCGGACGGCAAGCCGGCGCTCGTTTCCAACACGTCCATCGGTCCGGTGAGTTCGGGGTGGCTGGCCGGTCCGCGGTTTGGTGACGTGGCCAAGGGTGTGTATCAGTCGGTGAGCAAGAAGTTCGCCGGGCAGTAA
- the hflX gene encoding GTPase HflX, translating to MTSSSSPSQDTKRLAHAYPEGLRADALMEEDVAWSYEIDGERDGDQFDRSERAALRRVAGLSTELEDVTEVEYRQLRLERVVLVGVWTTGTVQDADNSLAELAALAETAGALVLDGVIQRRDKPDPATYIGSGKAQELRDIVIETGADTVICDGELSPGQLIQLEDVVKVKVIDRTALILDIFAQHAKSREGKAQVALAQMQYMLPRLRGWGQSLSRQMGGGKGGGLATRGPGETKIETDRRRIREKMAKMRREIAEMKTGREIKRQERRRHKVPSVAIAGYTNAGKSSLLNRLTGAGVLVENALFATLDPTVRRAETPSGRLYTLADTVGFVRHLPHHLVEAFRSTMEEVGDADLILHVVDGSHPVPEEQLAAVREVIRDVGATDVPEIVVINKADAADPLVLQRLLRVEKRSIAVSARTGRGIEELIGLIDNELPRPSVEIEALVPYTHGKLVARAHTEGEVISEEHTAEGTLLKVRVHEELAADLAPYVPVPTT from the coding sequence ATGACCTCCTCTTCTTCCCCTTCCCAGGACACCAAGCGCCTCGCGCACGCCTATCCCGAGGGTCTTCGGGCCGATGCCCTGATGGAAGAGGACGTCGCCTGGAGCTACGAGATCGACGGCGAGCGGGACGGCGACCAGTTCGACCGCTCCGAGCGCGCGGCCCTGCGCCGCGTGGCGGGCCTGTCCACCGAGCTGGAGGACGTCACCGAGGTCGAGTACCGCCAGCTCCGCCTGGAGCGGGTCGTGCTCGTCGGCGTGTGGACCACCGGCACCGTGCAGGACGCGGACAACTCCCTCGCGGAGCTGGCCGCCCTCGCCGAGACCGCGGGCGCGCTCGTGCTCGACGGCGTCATCCAGCGCCGCGACAAGCCCGACCCGGCCACCTACATCGGTTCCGGCAAGGCCCAGGAGCTGCGCGACATCGTCATCGAAACGGGCGCGGACACCGTCATCTGCGACGGTGAGCTGAGCCCCGGCCAGCTGATCCAGCTGGAGGACGTCGTCAAGGTCAAGGTCATCGACCGTACGGCCCTGATCCTGGACATCTTCGCCCAGCACGCCAAGTCCCGCGAGGGCAAGGCGCAGGTCGCGCTCGCGCAGATGCAGTACATGCTGCCGAGACTGCGCGGCTGGGGTCAGTCGCTGTCCCGTCAGATGGGCGGCGGCAAGGGCGGCGGCCTCGCCACCCGTGGCCCCGGTGAGACCAAGATCGAGACGGACCGGCGGCGGATCCGCGAGAAGATGGCGAAGATGCGCCGGGAGATCGCGGAGATGAAGACCGGCCGCGAGATCAAGCGCCAGGAGCGCCGGCGACACAAGGTGCCGTCCGTCGCCATCGCGGGCTACACCAACGCCGGCAAGTCCTCCCTGCTCAACCGCCTCACGGGCGCCGGCGTCCTGGTCGAGAACGCCCTGTTCGCGACCCTGGACCCGACCGTCCGCCGCGCGGAGACACCGAGCGGCCGGCTGTACACCCTGGCCGACACGGTCGGCTTCGTCCGGCATCTGCCGCACCACCTGGTCGAGGCGTTCCGCTCCACCATGGAGGAGGTCGGTGACGCCGACCTGATCCTGCACGTGGTGGACGGCTCGCACCCGGTGCCGGAGGAGCAGCTGGCCGCCGTGCGCGAGGTGATCCGGGACGTCGGCGCCACCGACGTGCCCGAGATCGTCGTGATCAACAAGGCGGACGCGGCCGACCCGCTGGTCCTCCAGAGGCTGCTCAGGGTCGAGAAGCGCTCGATCGCCGTCTCGGCCCGCACCGGCCGCGGCATCGAGGAACTGATCGGCCTGATCGACAACGAGCTGCCGCGCCCGTCGGTCGAGATCGAGGCGCTCGTGCCGTACACCCACGGCAAGCTCGTCGCCCGCGCCCACACCGAGGGTGAGGTGATCTCCGAGGAGCACACCGCGGAGGGCACCCTGCTCAAGGTCCGGGTGCACGAGGAACTGGCGGCGGACCTGGCGCCGTACGTACCGGTGCCGACGACCTGA
- a CDS encoding ATP-dependent DNA helicase, with protein sequence MTKPSLPELLHAAVAAVGGTERPGQVTMAEAVAEAIDDGSHLLVQAGTGTGKSLGYLVPALAHGVGVPPAEGWGRVVVATATLALQRQLVERDLPRTVDALHPLLRRRPEFAMLKGRSNYLCLHRLHEGMPQDEEDGLFDQFEAAAPTSKLGQDLLRLRDWSDETETGDRDDLTPGVSDRAWAQVSVSSRECVGASKCAYGAECFAEMARERAKLAEVVVTNHALLAIDAIEGAPVLPQHEVLIVDEAHELVSRVTGVATGELTPGQVNRAVRRAAKLVNEKAADQLQTAAEGFERLMELALPGRLEEIPEDLGYALMALRDAARTVISAMGATRDKSVQDEDAVRKQALASVEAVHDVAERVLNGSEWDVVWYERHDRFGASLRVAPMSVSGLLREKLFADRSVVLTSATLKLGGDFNGVGASLGLGPEGAEGEDLPQWKGVDVGSPFDYRKQGILYVAKHLSRPARDGERSDMLDELSELIQAAGGRTLGLFSSMRAAQLAAEELRSRIPEFPILLQGEETLGELIKNFAADPKTCLFGTLSLWQGVDVPGPSCQLVVMDKIPFPRPDDPLMSARQKAVEDAGGNGFMAVAATHAALLMAQGAGRLVRASGDRGVVAVLDQRLATARYGSYLKTSLPDFWYTTDRNQVRKSLAAIDAAAKETEAQPTGAE encoded by the coding sequence ATGACGAAGCCCTCACTCCCCGAACTCCTCCACGCCGCCGTCGCCGCTGTCGGCGGCACGGAGCGCCCCGGCCAGGTGACCATGGCTGAAGCGGTCGCCGAAGCGATCGACGACGGATCCCATCTGCTGGTCCAGGCCGGCACCGGCACCGGTAAGTCGCTCGGCTACCTCGTGCCGGCGCTCGCGCACGGGGTGGGGGTCCCCCCGGCCGAAGGCTGGGGGAGGGTGGTCGTGGCGACGGCCACCCTCGCACTGCAGCGCCAGCTCGTGGAGCGCGATCTGCCGCGCACGGTCGACGCACTGCATCCGCTGCTGCGCCGCCGCCCGGAGTTCGCGATGCTCAAGGGCCGGTCGAACTATCTGTGCCTGCACCGCCTGCACGAGGGCATGCCGCAGGACGAGGAGGACGGACTCTTCGACCAGTTCGAAGCCGCCGCCCCCACGAGCAAGCTGGGCCAGGACCTCCTGCGGCTGCGGGACTGGTCGGACGAGACGGAGACCGGCGACCGGGACGACCTCACTCCGGGCGTGTCGGACCGTGCCTGGGCGCAGGTGTCGGTGTCGTCGCGCGAGTGTGTGGGCGCGTCGAAGTGCGCCTACGGTGCCGAGTGCTTCGCGGAGATGGCCCGCGAGCGCGCCAAGCTCGCCGAAGTCGTGGTCACGAACCACGCGCTGCTCGCCATCGACGCCATCGAGGGCGCGCCGGTGCTGCCGCAGCACGAGGTGCTGATCGTGGACGAGGCCCACGAACTCGTCTCCCGGGTCACCGGCGTCGCGACCGGCGAACTCACGCCCGGCCAGGTCAATCGCGCGGTGCGCCGCGCCGCCAAGCTGGTCAACGAGAAGGCTGCGGACCAGCTCCAGACGGCCGCCGAGGGCTTCGAGCGGCTGATGGAGCTGGCCCTGCCGGGCCGTCTGGAGGAGATCCCGGAAGACCTCGGCTACGCCCTGATGGCGCTGCGGGACGCCGCCCGGACGGTCATCTCCGCGATGGGCGCGACGCGCGACAAGTCGGTGCAGGACGAGGACGCGGTCCGCAAGCAGGCGCTGGCCTCGGTAGAGGCGGTGCACGACGTGGCGGAGCGGGTCCTGAACGGCTCCGAGTGGGACGTCGTCTGGTACGAACGACACGACCGCTTCGGCGCGTCCCTGCGCGTTGCTCCCATGTCGGTCTCGGGTCTGCTCAGGGAGAAGCTTTTCGCGGACCGCTCGGTCGTCCTCACCTCGGCGACCCTCAAGCTGGGCGGCGACTTCAACGGCGTCGGAGCCTCCCTGGGACTTGGCCCCGAGGGTGCGGAGGGCGAGGATCTGCCGCAGTGGAAGGGCGTCGACGTCGGCTCACCCTTCGACTACCGCAAGCAGGGCATCCTCTACGTCGCCAAGCATCTCTCGCGCCCGGCGCGGGACGGCGAGCGCTCCGACATGCTCGACGAGTTGAGCGAACTCATCCAGGCGGCAGGGGGCCGCACCCTCGGGCTGTTCTCGTCCATGCGGGCCGCGCAGCTCGCGGCGGAGGAACTGCGCTCGCGGATCCCCGAGTTCCCGATCCTGCTCCAGGGCGAGGAGACCCTCGGCGAACTGATCAAGAACTTCGCGGCCGACCCGAAGACCTGTCTCTTCGGCACCCTGTCCCTGTGGCAGGGCGTGGACGTCCCGGGTCCCAGCTGCCAGCTGGTCGTCATGGACAAGATCCCGTTCCCGCGTCCCGACGATCCGTTGATGAGCGCCCGGCAGAAGGCGGTGGAGGACGCCGGCGGCAACGGCTTCATGGCGGTGGCCGCCACACACGCGGCCCTGCTCATGGCCCAGGGCGCCGGCCGGCTCGTCCGTGCGTCGGGGGACCGGGGCGTGGTCGCCGTACTGGACCAGCGGCTGGCCACCGCGCGCTATGGCAGCTATCTGAAGACGTCGCTGCCGGACTTCTGGTACACCACGGATCGCAACCAGGTCCGCAAGTCGCTCGCCGCGATCGACGCTGCGGCGAAGGAGACGGAAGCGCAGCCGACCGGGGCGGAGTGA
- a CDS encoding GNAT family N-acetyltransferase — MPPTDANVGPGADPAHPGASVHPGAPVLRDAGGPRMDGTGSRRAAPFTGFAIEDDDGDCEDTLDLQLPTEFLALFAGGTAYLLDQLHTWGSVVTPVGSFQLQPVCIDEDLPLIHRWMNDPAVAPFWELAGPRNRTEDHLRAQLDGDGRSVPCLGVLEGTPMSYWEIYRADLDPLARRFPARPHDTGIHLLVGAAPDRGRGLGSALLRAVADLILDRRPACARVVAEPDLRNTPSVAAFLSAGFRFADEVDLPGKRAALMIRDRVLRDVL; from the coding sequence GTGCCTCCCACCGACGCGAACGTCGGCCCCGGCGCCGACCCTGCCCATCCGGGCGCCTCCGTCCACCCGGGTGCCCCTGTTCTCCGGGATGCCGGCGGCCCCCGAATGGACGGCACGGGCAGCAGACGGGCCGCACCGTTCACCGGGTTCGCCATCGAGGACGACGACGGGGACTGCGAGGACACGCTGGACCTGCAGCTGCCCACCGAGTTCCTCGCCCTCTTCGCCGGAGGGACGGCCTACCTCTTGGACCAGCTCCATACGTGGGGTTCGGTGGTCACCCCTGTCGGCTCCTTTCAACTTCAGCCCGTGTGCATCGATGAAGACCTGCCGCTCATCCATCGGTGGATGAACGACCCCGCCGTCGCGCCTTTCTGGGAGCTGGCCGGGCCCCGGAACCGGACGGAGGACCATCTGCGCGCGCAGCTCGACGGGGACGGACGCAGCGTGCCGTGTCTAGGCGTGCTGGAGGGCACACCGATGAGCTACTGGGAGATCTACCGGGCGGACCTGGATCCGCTGGCCCGCCGCTTTCCGGCCCGTCCGCATGACACCGGGATCCACCTTCTCGTCGGTGCGGCCCCGGACCGCGGGCGTGGGCTGGGATCCGCCCTGCTCCGGGCCGTGGCCGACCTGATCCTCGACCGGCGTCCCGCATGCGCACGGGTCGTAGCAGAGCCCGATCTTCGCAACACCCCCTCCGTCGCGGCGTTCCTGAGCGCCGGATTCCGATTCGCGGACGAGGTCGACCTGCCCGGCAAGCGGGCCGCCCTCATGATCCGGGACCGTGTCCTGCGCGATGTCTTGTAG